A region of Vigna radiata var. radiata cultivar VC1973A chromosome 6, Vradiata_ver6, whole genome shotgun sequence DNA encodes the following proteins:
- the LOC106763211 gene encoding trigger factor-like protein TIG, Chloroplastic, whose amino-acid sequence MELCTQTFTSFLLPNSFISSNKILLLANANTSVFKFNSLKLFAPHDHLFQPFISRYNSFSSPFTVSAASSSSSVAVGTEQDRLPAELKVTETEQLNSTVKLHVEVPPLVCEDCYKRVIAEFMKQAKVPGFRPGKKVPEEILIGYVGRQNVQKATIESILRRTLSHAMTSVTGRALQDSVRIVTKFSEMEETYSSLGSLRYDVIVDVAPEIKWIPDNNAYKNLKIDGDKVLPGFLDSIIGIHRGESKSFPLVFPENWKQENLRGVHAQFNVECKELFYRDLPELDDSIADKLLPGCSTVEQVKDLLLQRCLEVEQTAREQATDNAILDQISKMVEVDIPQSLFEEQGRQLYGANLLEIQAKMKLNEQQLASLSSPKAVNQYLEHQKENITNLIKQNLAVGDIYRRENLQFATEDLVKEVENSVAEFKRQNQEYDEERVKDQVQEILEGAKVLEWLREHVEIQYITR is encoded by the exons ATGGAACTCTGTACTCAAACCTTTACAAGTTTTCTTCTTCCCAATTCGTTTATCTCTTCAAACAAAATTCTTCTCCTTGCTAATGCCAACACTTCAGTCTTCAAATTCAATTCCCTTAAACTTTTTGCACCTCATGATCATCTCTTTCAACCCTTTATCTCTCGTTACAATTCTTTCTCTTCCCCTTTCACAGTCTCAGctgcttcttcctcttcctcagTCGCAGTTGGCACAGAACAGGACCGTCTTCCAGCAGAACTGAAGGTTACAGAAACAGAGCAACTCAATTCCACT GTTAAATTGCATGTGGAGGTACCACCATTGGTATGTGAGGATTGTTACAAAAGGGTCATAGCAGAGTTTATGAAGCAAGCAAAG GTCCCTGGATTTCGTCCGGGAAAGAAAGTTCCAGAAGAGATTCTTATTGGTTATGTTGGGAGACAAAATGTCCAGAAGGCTACTATTGAATCTATTTTAAGAAGGACACTTTCACATGCTATGACATCG gTTACTGGGAGGGCTTTGCAGGACTCAGTACGCATAGTTACTAAGTTTTCTGAGATGGAGGAGACATATTCTTCTCTTGGGTCTCTTAG ATATGATGTGATTGTTGATGTTGCACCAGAAATCAAATGGATTCCTGATAATAATgcatacaaaaatttaaagatt GATGGAGACAAGGTATTACCAGGTTTCCTTGATTCAATAATTGGAATTCATCGAGGTGAATCAAAGTCTTTTCCTCTTGTATTTCCTGAAAATTGGAAGCAAGAAAATCTTCGAGGTGTTCATGCTCAGTTTAAT gttgaatgcaaagaactTTTTTACAGAGATTTGCCAGAACTGGATGATTCTATTGCTGATAAGCTTCTCCCTGGATGCAGCACAGTGGAGCAG GTCAAAGACTTATTGTTACAGAGATGCCTAGAGGTGGAGCAAACAGCTAGAGAACAAGCAACTGATAATGCTATCTTAGATCAGATTTCTAAG ATGGTTGAAGTTGATATACCTCAATCCTTGTTTGAGGAACAAGGTAGGCAGCTTTATGGAGCCAACCTATTAGAAATACAG gcaaaaatgaaactaaatgaGCAACAGCTGGCATCTCTCTCAAGTCCAAAGGCTGTGAACCAATATCTTGAGCATCAGAaggaaaatataacaaatttgataaaacaGAATCTGGCAGTGGGTGATATATATAGGCGTGAAAATCTGCAG TTTGCTACCGAGGATCTCGTCAAAGAGGTTGAGAATTCCGTTGCTGAATTCAAACGTCAAAATCAAGAATATGATGAGGAACGGGTGAAGGATCAG GTTCAAGAAATACTAGAAGGAGCTAAAGTGCTTGAATGGTTGAGAGAACATGTAGAGATTCAATACATAACTAGATGA